One Plasmodium cynomolgi strain B DNA, chromosome 12, whole genome shotgun sequence genomic region harbors:
- a CDS encoding bromodomain protein (putative), whose product MLEQENFSTILDTIQNSNDKSKDIFDMLIKVLSDNKSSYSPLCNYVNISKSLRKVFFGVPISIKRDITDIVDVSDVNESSNVKTKKRKISNEEEQDKYTGPTSHSSAQNETDAKTDTSIDREASCGDCESPPCQPNSNEDNNAEELNNDSVKTGECQDNPPADTLDDDSAEEVKPPDKKNKPENDFVTYNIEKKELTMKLLNYKESVKKFIGESNLPTFINIFPNIYNILDNADSKNLYYAAFNDLRVFGLDVADFDEFNQKISYNKNYLMGVGRYHIKNVLTLDKNLSNIMHNEGNKSHFCEQIKSYLSNEKYKGQKSTASRQHSESEKTKQSATNTKKCVRTSENQTEDTSHFEMGNDRENPVAQNVQHAESFHLHSNNKDHSSQTKNKTPTGNTFEKRQNTSSPLDNSHLMYSDTYFKDNSKYSSDQFSSESSDIDNLDMRNFLDTYNSYSKKFVRRQQIYGILKNKIKKLFKKNATQKATS is encoded by the exons ATGCTAGAGCAGGAAAACTTCTCCACAATCTTAGATACCATTCAAAATAGTAATGATAAATCGAAGGATATTTTTGACATGTTAATTAAAGTACTGTCAGATAACAAGAGCAGCTACTCCCCCCTATGTAACTATGTAAATATAAGCAAATCATTACGGAAAGTATTTTTTGGAGTTCCCATttc CATAAAAAGAGACATAACCGACATAGTCGACGTAAGCGATGTAAATGAAAGTTCAAATGTAAAGActaaaaagaggaaaatatcAAATGAAGAGGAACAGGATAAGTACACGGGACCCACTTCGCACAGCAGTGCTCAAAACGAGACCGATGCTAAGACTGACACAAGCATTGACAGAGAAGCCAGCTGTGGGGATTGCGAGTCTCCCCCCTGTCAGCCCAACAGTAACGAGGATAACAACGCAGAAGAATTAAACAATGATAGTGTAAAAACGGGCGAATGCCAGGATAATCCCCCCGCGGACACATTAGATGACGATTCTGCAGAAGAAGTAAAACCCCCAGATAAGAAAAACAAACCAGAAAACGATTTCGTAACATAcaacattgaaaaaaaagaattaaccATGAAACTGCTAAACTACAAagaaagtgtaaaaaaatttatcggAGAATCAAATCTTCCTACattcattaatatattcccaaatatttacaacattcTAGATAATGCAgattcaaaaaatttatactaTGCTGCCTTCAATGACTTAAGAGTTTTCGGCTTAGATGTAGCAGATTTTGACGAATTTAACCAAAAAATTTCttacaataaaaattacctCATGGGAGTTGGTAGatatcatataaaaaatgtcctAACATTGGATAAAAATCTGTCAAACATAATGCATAACGAAGGGAACAAATCTCACTTTTGTGAGCAGATAAAATCGTACTTGTCAAATGAGAAGTATAAAGGCCAGAAAAGCACTGCCTCACGTCAGCACAGTGAAAGTGAGAAAACCAAACAGTCAGCTACAAATACAAAGAAGTGCGTCCGAACTAGTGAAAATCAAACAGAAGATACTTCACACTTCGAAATGGGAAATGACCGAGAAAATCCCGTTGCGCAAAACGTTCAACATGCTGAGAGTTTTCACTTGCACAGTAATAATAAGGATCATTCCTCCcaaacgaaaaataaaacacccACAGGTAATACCTTTGAGAAGAGGCAAAATACGAGTAGTCCCCTAGACAACTCTCATTTGATGTACAGTGACACATATTTTAAGGACAATTCGAAATATAGCAGTGACCAATTTTCGAGCGAATCATCTGACATTGACAATTTGGACATGAGGAACTTTTTAGATACGTATAATTCATATAGCAAGAAATTTGTAAGGAGGCAACAAATTTACggaattttgaaaaataaaattaaaaagttgtttaaaaaaaatgccacgcAGAAGGCTACGTCGTAA
- a CDS encoding tubulin (putative): MLSDNYKQIKFSNCVFPSACDDVITSPYNSFFALTKIHEFSNCVLPVSNDALLNILNSKKLKDKENDKNDYSKMNNIVANVIVNLTSSMRFEGSLNVDINEICTNLIPYPFFNFMLSSLSPCTETENIRTFDLLFKNVLNHNNQMLIANPKDGLSLSMAFLVRGNIKISDVTKNILLTKNNLNILRYNKDATKIGLCNVPPLNQPYSLLCLINSCEIRNTFLQILERFNKLFKRKAHLHHYLEYLTMDDILEFKEKMQNLIYEYSYIQKNSFCSPKFLDKNTINILGYDVCEGEDVKGENYTSEDNACPHYLRPKMSKYDRSANWFDFK; the protein is encoded by the coding sequence ATGCTGTCTGATAATTATAAACAGATAAAATTTAGCAATTGCGTATTTCCATCAGCTTGCGATGATGTGATAACATCTCCGTATAATAGCTTTTTTGCCTTGACCAAAATTCACGAGTTTTCGAATTGCGTTTTACCCGTTTCGAACGACGCGTTgttaaacattttaaatagtaaaaaactgaaagataaagaaaatgacaaaaatgattATTCAAAGATGAATAATATAGTGGCCAATGTAATTGTAAACTTAACAAGTTCTATGCGATTTGAAGGATCATTAAATGTGgatataaatgaaatatgcacaaatttAATTccttaccctttttttaattttatgctATCATCTTTAAGCCCTTGCACAGAAACGGAAAATATTAGAACATTTGaccttttatttaaaaatgttttgaaTCATAATAATCAAATGCTTATTGCCAACCCAAAGGATGGTCTCAGTTTGTCTATGGCTTTTTTAGTTCGGGGAAATATCAAAATTTCAGATGTTACcaagaatatattattaacgaagaataatttgaatattttaCGGTACAATAAAGATGCCACCAAAATAGGCTTATGCAATGTGCCTCCTTTAAACCAGCCATATAGCTTACTGTGTCTAATTAATTCGTGTGAAATACGAAAcacctttttgcaaattttggaAAGATTTAATaagttatttaaaagaaaggCACACCTGCACCACTATTTGGAATATCTAACTATGGATGACATTTTAGAATTTaaggagaaaatgcaaaatttgatttatgaatatagctatattcagaaaaattcattttgttcacctaaatttttagataaaaatacCATCAATATTTTGGGGTATGACGTGTGTGAGGGGGAGGATGTGAAGGGAGAGAACTACACCAGTGAAGACAACGCGTGTCCGCACTATTTGAGGCCTAAAATGAGCAAGTATGATAGAAGTGCCAACTGGTTTGACTTTAAA
- a CDS encoding hypothetical protein (putative), producing TPGLPDGSTNSTLRTLLQTAASNMNFSHPSTSSSTFSTPVTSLFIEDLPTDATSNSTADGLLANSPTSSAPFGVSFIEDAITSAATTLQNSVEEVLNTTVENVTNSETYRNISEALTSTVSSIFNPTQNATSSPTPANGTVGEYMSTLGEVVTQSTTDPTAINTTSSYINITTNGTNT from the coding sequence ACACCTGGATTACCAGATGGATCTACCAATTCCACATTGAGAACATTACTTCAAACTGCAGCTTCTAATATGAACTTTAGTCATCCATCAACGAGTTCTAGTACATTTAGCACACCCGTCACTTCTCTTTTTATCGAAGATTTACCTACAGACGCAACTTCTAATAGTACAGCTGATGGATTACTTGCCAATTCACCTACATCAAGTGCACCGTTTGGTGTTTCCTTTATTGAAGATGCAATTACATCTGCAGCTACTACATTACAAAATTCTGTGGAGGAAGTCCTAAATACAACAGTTGAAAACGTTACAAATTCAGAAACGTATAGGAACATTAGTGAAGCGTTAACTTCTACTGTTTCGAGTATATTTAATCCTACTCAGAATGCCACTTCCAGTCCGACTCCTGCCAATGGAACAGTAGGAGAATATATGTCTACATTAGGCGAAGTCGTCACACAATCGACAACTGATCCTACTGCTATTAATACAACTTCATCATATATTAATATCACCACAAATGGAACCAACACT
- a CDS encoding hypothetical protein (putative): MKHFYKLAIVLAYIHTYFMRNRCVRKVFLAENEPDSGVKSGDGKGSYDDDVLMEEVINLLSLHALGQEEEEQKNPKKRNRKNPKKGNKKNLKRRNRKNPKKRNRKNPKKRNRKNPKKRVQLKGRMKWRLSYRQTHFLLEDIKKCKRSSEEEVQEKGTTSSASSSKDAPEEKPEKLDDLQLDEFRHVLKECDDIFFEIDDEKIEEYLKAGIHSKEKISELNNEYPLNLSKGINFDNPRAPFGVVEKNFEKKSENEIRATLYFDDFLSTPLYEFLNNTMVGELSLAKVNFFYVKERIKYQPCNNFLLNYLGTKNKPLNIDSFLCLNIGTYLSQDKCEICNFCDTRIRAIREKNVENDYTLERLKQTSVSRHLNYSERKKLREIVFHQLQNISYLRKALSFFAEKRNKIKKDAALLSQNFSLPKNYLYKDVILLTCLHYVISYAIVILKPLKIKVDGKIMIGYREFYFVSGLLNQLIFLLEFMEHNSIVSKILYDI, translated from the exons atgaaacatttCTACAAATTGGCCATAGTTTTAGCCTATATTCATACATATTTCATGCGAAACAGATGTGTGAGAAAAGTATTTTTAGCTGAAAATGAACCTGATTCTGGTGTAAAATCAGGGGATGGGAAAGGCTCTTATGATGATGATGTTCTTATGGAGGAAGTTATAAATCTTCTGTCCCTTCACGCTTTGGGgcaagaagaagaggaacaaaaaaatccgaaaaagaggaacagaaaaaatccaaaaaaggggaacaaaaaaaatctgaaaaggaggaacagaaaaaatccgaaaaagaggaacagaaaaaatccgaaaaagaggaacagaaaaaatccGAAAAAGAGGGTGCAGTTGAAGGGACGGATGAAATGGAG attAAGTTATAGACAAACACATTTTCTATTAgaagatattaaaaaatgcaagagGAGCTCTGAAGAAGAAGTAcaagaaaagggaacaacTTCAAGTGCATCATCATCAAAAGATGCACCAGAAGAAAAGCCTGAAAAATTGGATGACCTCCAGTTAGATGAGTTTAGACACGTACTAAAGGAATGtgatgatatatttttcgaaattgatgatgaaaaaatagaggaATATTTAAAGGCAGGGATACacagcaaagaaaaaatttctgaatTGAATAATGAATATCCATTAAATTTGTCGAAAGGTATTAACTTTGATAATCCTCGTGCGCCTTTTGGAGTAGTAGAGAAAAActttgaaaagaaaagtgaaaatgaaatacGCGCAACGCTATATTTTGATGATTTCTTGAGTACTCCAttatatgaatttttaaataatacaatGGTGGGTGAATTATCTCTGGcaaaagttaattttttctatgtcaAAGAACGTATTAAATATCAGCCATGCAATAACTTTCTGTTGAATTATCTTGGTACAAAAAACAAACCTTTAAACATTGACAGTTTTTTATGTCTTAATATAGGCACATATTTATCTCAGGATAAATGTgaaatttgcaatttttgtgATACAAGAATAAGGGcaataagagaaaaaaatgttgaaaatgaTTATACACTTGAAAGATTAAAACAGACAAGTGTCAGTAGGCATTTGAATTATTCCGAACGAAAGAAGTTAAGAGAGATAGTTTTTCACCAACTTCAGAATATATCGTATTTAAGAAAAGCATTATCTTTCTTTGCTGAAAAAcgtaataaaattaagaaagATGCAGCGCTTCTTTCACAAAATTTCTCTTTAcctaaaaattatttatataaggaTGTTATTCTTTTGACATGCCTACATTATGTAATCAGTTATGCTATTGTAATACTTAAGCCATTAAAGATTAAAGTTgatggaaaaattatgataGGATATAGggagttttattttgtttcagGTTTACTAAAtcagttaatatttttactagAGTTTATGGAACATAATTCAATTGTGTCAAAAATTCTTTAtgatatatga
- a CDS encoding hypothetical protein (putative), translated as MTSDINSLAGEALNTINDELPNVISTDEATANSSFILILAITLIVIYIGLIFSVGLPLSQEEGAANLGFIDLPIDDEIPHSDAEQETFQQPEIN; from the exons ATGACTTCTGATATTAATTCTTTGGCTGGTGAAGCCTTAAATACCATTAATGACGAATTGCCTAATGTAATATCAACTGATGAGGCAACTGCAAATTCCAGTTTCATACTCATCTTAGCTATTACTCTTATTGTTATCTACATAGGATTGATCTTCTCCGTTGGG CTTCCTCTTAGTCAAGAGGAAGGAGCAGCCAACCTTGGATTTATTGATTTGCCTATAGACGATGAGATACCTCACTCTGATGCCGAACAGGAAACCTTTCAACAGCCCGAGATCAATTAA
- a CDS encoding early transcribed membrane protein (ETRAMP;~putative) codes for MKITKVYIFILILLFNILFEPHLCNAVVKISDSHLMKSPIEELNKKRKKKVIYAVIGVVLGILAVAAGGLGMTYKRKKPSIWDDLGHDAHGILNSTIAQGIWMAKKNMTKDTMTVDKLLPHMDEIRNIIKEELRYRKLDIEKYDPVQIQDFCNFSIFNIKEAMLSFQRNLKLGKW; via the coding sequence ATGAAAATAACCAaagtgtacatttttatccttattttactctttaatattttatttgaacCACATTTGTGCAATGCTGTCGTAAAGATCAGTGATTCTCATTTGATGAAGTCTCCCATtgaagaattaaataaaaagaggaaaaagaaggtgATATATGCAGTTATAGGTGTAGTGTTAGGCATACTTGCCGTGGCCGCAGGTGGATTGGGAATGActtataaaaggaaaaagccTTCCATATGGGATGATTTAGGCCACGACGCGCATGGCATTTTAAACAGCACAATTGCACAGGGAATATGGATGGCAAAGAAGAACATGACTAAGGACACGATGACCGTAGATAAGTTATTACCGCACATGGATgaaataagaaatataataaaagagGAATTGAGATATAGAAAGTTggatattgaaaaatatgatccAGTACAAATACAAGACTTTTGCAACTTTTcgatttttaatattaaagaGGCTATGTTATCATTTCAAAGAAACCTAAAATTAGGAAAATGGTAG